A single window of Theropithecus gelada isolate Dixy chromosome 9, Tgel_1.0, whole genome shotgun sequence DNA harbors:
- the PCBD1 gene encoding pterin-4-alpha-carbinolamine dehydratase isoform X1, with amino-acid sequence MLHPSSLKQARRIGSEQRGKYWKEAGRARPWLRTLIITGGRSERGPAPGRPPARPAAACPLRRPPAAARAMAGKAHRLSAEERDQLLPNLRAVGWNELEGRDAIFKQFHFKDFNRAFGFMTRVALQAEKLDHHPEWFNVYNKVHITLSTHECAGLSERDINLASFIEQVAVSMT; translated from the exons ATGCTTCACCCTAGCTCCCTGAAACAAGCTCGGAGGATTGGCTCTGAGCAGCGAGGAAAGTACTGGAAGGAAGCAGGCCGAGCGCGACCCTGGCTGAGGACGTTAATCATTACCGGAGGGCGGTCCGAGCGCGGCCCCGCCCCGGGACGGCCGCCTGCGCGCCCGGCCGCCGCCTGCCCTCTCCGCCGGCCACCTGCTGCCGCCCGCGCCATG GCTGGCAAAGCACACAGGCTGAGTGCTGAGGAGAGGGACCAGCTGCTGCCAAACCTGAGGGCCGTGGGGTGGAATGAGCTGGAAGGCCGCGATGCCATCTTCAAGCAGTTTCATTTCAAAGACTTCAACAGG GCCTTTGGGTTCATGACAAGAGTGGCCCTGCAGGCTGAGAAACTGGACCACCATCCTGAATGGTTTAACGTGTACAATAAG GTTCACATCACGCTGAGCACCCATGAGTGTGCTGGCCTTTCAGAACGGGACATAAACCTGGCTAGCTTCATCGAACAAGTAGCAGTATCCATGACGTAG
- the PCBD1 gene encoding pterin-4-alpha-carbinolamine dehydratase isoform X2 codes for MTRVALQAEKLDHHPEWFNVYNKVHITLSTHECAGLSERDINLASFIEQVAVSMT; via the exons ATGACAAGAGTGGCCCTGCAGGCTGAGAAACTGGACCACCATCCTGAATGGTTTAACGTGTACAATAAG GTTCACATCACGCTGAGCACCCATGAGTGTGCTGGCCTTTCAGAACGGGACATAAACCTGGCTAGCTTCATCGAACAAGTAGCAGTATCCATGACGTAG